Proteins encoded within one genomic window of Bacteroidales bacterium:
- a CDS encoding N-acetylneuraminate synthase family protein, which yields MKVMDISQIDEMMPYVDIFQVGTRNAQNFNLLNALGKCDKAVMLKRGISGTIEELLQAAEYVFSSGNEKNILCERGIRTFEKTYRNTLDLNAVAILKDKTHLPVIVDPSHGVGIRKYVAQMALASMVVGADGIIVETHSVPEKAISDGLQTLDFTEMQQMISKINKLKNI from the coding sequence ATGAAAGTTATGGATATCAGCCAGATTGATGAGATGATGCCTTACGTTGATATTTTTCAGGTAGGTACACGAAATGCGCAGAATTTCAATTTGCTTAACGCGCTGGGTAAATGTGATAAAGCGGTTATGCTGAAACGAGGAATATCGGGAACTATTGAAGAATTATTACAAGCAGCGGAATATGTTTTTTCGAGCGGAAATGAAAAAAATATTTTATGTGAAAGAGGAATACGAACCTTTGAAAAAACATATCGCAATACACTTGACTTGAATGCTGTGGCTATTCTGAAAGATAAAACTCATTTGCCTGTAATCGTAGACCCATCGCATGGTGTGGGAATTCGTAAATATGTTGCTCAAATGGCTTTGGCATCAATGGTTGTGGGTGCTGACGGGATTATTGTGGAAACACATTCTGTTCCTGAAAAAGCCATTTCCGATGGACTGCAAACACTTGATTTTACTGAAATGCAACAGATGATAAGTAAGATAAACAAATTGAAAAATATTTAA